A genomic segment from Methanoplanus limicola DSM 2279 encodes:
- a CDS encoding MraY family glycosyltransferase has product MPDISINTDFTTLRSMIVWLYEIINSLNFMLFVFFIIPFIITLAIMPHIIRKLKDNGFTAKDMYKSGLPEVAVNGGIIILLVSLFSVSVISLFYCNYIEPANYVIITVVTLFALFGILDDMIDIGRPAKLILLYYCSYSLIACNTATSVYMPFIGTTDLGILYIQLILPLYVPVVANLVNMHSGFNGMAPGLSLIILITLIAKTMIDGEILPVLYIVTLTGTLAGYWFFEKYPAKIFWGNIGALSVGAAIGSIIVVEGFLFSGFVMLIPHTVNFLLYIFWRINSRKYPVAKFGKINPDGTLEVPNALTLKWVLPYYFPMKEKRATDVMYILTIIFCAAGLFIPG; this is encoded by the coding sequence ATGCCCGATATATCTATAAATACCGATTTTACAACACTCAGAAGTATGATAGTGTGGCTCTATGAAATAATCAATTCACTGAACTTTATGCTATTCGTATTTTTCATAATTCCTTTTATAATTACCCTTGCCATAATGCCCCACATTATCAGAAAATTAAAAGATAATGGATTTACTGCAAAGGATATGTACAAATCCGGTCTTCCGGAAGTTGCAGTGAACGGGGGAATAATTATACTCCTGGTATCCTTATTCTCAGTATCAGTAATCTCACTATTTTACTGCAATTATATCGAACCTGCAAACTACGTAATAATTACAGTAGTTACGCTCTTTGCCCTCTTTGGAATACTGGACGATATGATCGATATCGGAAGACCGGCAAAACTGATACTCCTCTATTACTGTTCTTATTCCCTGATAGCCTGCAACACTGCAACTTCTGTATATATGCCGTTCATTGGAACAACAGATCTCGGAATACTATATATCCAGCTTATTCTGCCGCTTTATGTTCCGGTAGTCGCAAATCTTGTAAATATGCATTCAGGATTTAACGGGATGGCACCCGGACTTTCCCTGATAATACTGATAACACTCATAGCCAAAACAATGATTGACGGAGAGATTCTCCCTGTATTATATATAGTCACTTTAACAGGAACACTTGCCGGATACTGGTTTTTCGAGAAATATCCGGCAAAGATATTCTGGGGAAATATAGGAGCACTGTCAGTTGGTGCTGCAATCGGATCAATAATAGTAGTTGAGGGATTTTTATTCAGCGGTTTTGTCATGCTTATTCCCCATACTGTTAACTTCCTCCTTTATATATTCTGGAGAATAAACTCCCGGAAATACCCGGTTGCAAAATTTGGGAAAATTAATCCGGACGGCACTCTTGAAGTCCCTAATGCACTGACCCTCAAATGGGTCCTGCCTTATTATTTCCCGATGAAAGAAAAGAGGGCAACAGATGTCATGTACATACTGACAATAATATTCTGTGCCGCAGGATTATTTATTCCCGGTTAG
- a CDS encoding PIG-L deacetylase family protein, giving the protein MTKNILVISPHTDDGELGCGGAISRFCDEGYNVSYAALSCCENSVPKNYPKDILRKEVAAATKILGINELILFEYEVRKFPQLRQEILDTLIELKKEINPVTVFTPSSYDTHQDHKTTREETLRAFKQCTILGYEQPWNNISFNTLAFVSLKKEHINRKVDALKCYETQKNRPYLNCDFIKGLATTRGTQIEEEFAEAFEVIKWVLR; this is encoded by the coding sequence ATGACAAAAAATATTCTTGTTATAAGTCCCCACACTGATGACGGAGAACTGGGCTGTGGTGGTGCAATCTCTCGTTTCTGCGATGAAGGGTATAATGTCAGTTATGCAGCATTATCCTGCTGTGAAAATTCAGTGCCAAAAAATTATCCAAAAGACATTCTCAGAAAGGAAGTCGCTGCAGCCACAAAAATTCTGGGAATTAATGAACTTATTTTATTTGAGTATGAAGTGAGAAAATTTCCACAGTTAAGACAGGAAATACTTGACACACTTATAGAATTAAAGAAAGAGATCAACCCGGTTACAGTTTTTACTCCCTCATCATATGACACCCACCAGGACCATAAGACAACACGGGAAGAGACACTCAGGGCATTTAAGCAGTGTACAATTCTGGGTTATGAACAACCCTGGAATAATATCTCCTTTAATACCCTTGCATTTGTCTCACTGAAGAAAGAACATATAAACAGGAAAGTTGATGCCCTGAAATGCTATGAAACGCAGAAAAACAGACCCTATCTGAACTGTGATTTCATAAAAGGGCTTGCAACAACAAGAGGAACACAGATTGAGGAAGAATTTGCAGAAGCTTTTGAAGTCATAAAGTGGGTTTTGAGGTAA
- a CDS encoding DUF354 domain-containing protein yields MRILFDIGHPAHVHFFKNTIKKLEEKGHEIKITARDKDSAPELLEKAGFDYINVGKPKAGILGKAGAMIKFDYRIYNTARDFRPDILAGFCSPYLAHVSAAIKKPYISFLDTESARLNIFLNNPFADAVCTPECFLNDYGRKHVRFRGYKELAYLHPDVFLPDISVLDDLGVGKDETYIILRFISWAASHDIGLKGIKNPREIVESLEQYGRIFISSEKKTDRGLQKYAINISPDKFHSLLAFADLYIGEGGTISTEAAVLGTPAIHIESDSNGRATGEGSGNFLELRDKYELLFFYPGQKEATEKAAEILEDKSSGLRWQKKKENLLRDKINVTEWMADFIEKYPEIYLYKHDNTERR; encoded by the coding sequence ATGAGAATACTTTTTGATATCGGCCATCCCGCACATGTTCATTTTTTTAAAAATACAATAAAAAAACTGGAAGAAAAGGGACATGAAATAAAGATAACTGCAAGAGATAAGGATTCTGCCCCGGAACTGCTTGAAAAAGCAGGTTTTGATTATATTAATGTAGGGAAACCTAAAGCCGGAATTCTGGGTAAAGCCGGGGCAATGATAAAATTTGATTACAGAATATATAATACAGCCAGAGATTTCAGACCGGATATACTTGCCGGATTCTGCTCACCCTATCTTGCCCATGTATCAGCTGCAATAAAAAAGCCTTACATATCATTTCTTGATACTGAAAGTGCAAGACTCAATATTTTCCTGAATAATCCTTTTGCAGATGCAGTATGCACACCTGAATGCTTCCTGAATGATTATGGAAGGAAGCATGTACGTTTCAGGGGATATAAGGAACTTGCATATCTCCATCCCGATGTTTTTTTGCCGGATATATCAGTTCTGGATGATCTGGGAGTAGGGAAAGATGAAACATATATAATTCTAAGATTCATATCATGGGCAGCATCACATGATATTGGACTCAAAGGAATCAAAAATCCCCGTGAAATAGTGGAAAGTCTGGAACAATACGGCAGAATATTCATCAGTTCCGAAAAAAAAACAGACAGAGGACTACAGAAATATGCCATCAATATCTCCCCGGATAAATTTCACTCTCTTCTTGCATTCGCAGATCTCTATATCGGTGAGGGAGGGACAATCTCAACTGAAGCCGCAGTACTTGGAACACCTGCGATACATATAGAATCAGACTCCAACGGGAGAGCCACAGGTGAAGGTTCAGGAAATTTCCTTGAATTGAGGGACAAATATGAACTGCTTTTCTTTTACCCCGGGCAAAAAGAGGCAACAGAGAAAGCAGCAGAAATTCTTGAAGATAAAAGTTCAGGACTCAGATGGCAGAAAAAAAAGGAGAATCTGCTCAGGGATAAAATAAATGTTACTGAATGGATGGCAGATTTCATTGAAAAATATCCGGAAATTTATTTATATAAACACGATAACACGGAGAGACGATAA
- a CDS encoding PKD domain-containing protein → MTTKNKKSEIININYKFGLIVGILLFLAAVPALASAASTTGISHPSLMFDDISEVPGYQYRTESPWNSWESYILQTADSYLTFDFSDPQWPTYDRILYRAAFTRDLGLGYQITKDEKYAEKTREALLNIGLGSQSSWERAKAVRDYSLAYDWVQPYLNDTDDRVIRNKLAELANIAYLDLNENGANRDYVTFSDYHGQAYPSIAVAGLVLEDFTNPDNIPLQSSPEDWKKTGTDYLFINDELHSYNKPLIEFGFDSESGKNYLGAYKSYVIADLLWWFQIYSHYYDRNIFDDYPVSKKIVTSEIWETLPNGYMNNAVTSGNTLVTYHSGILNLLDDGEKAEVMNYLDKTEGNNLLPYSYENDEMPYIYFYMVYGNYKNIAPSPPTWTDHLSPDASYQVFRENWETDSDWLSLMTFNGKTNSNRDSAHHDQLSIEYYGEGNLLLADAGENKYVLDTHYGPYGFQHNSIAIENPAAPYPVSSWSDSESRGVYKGNFLGVYTPVTVENIVQTPWTDMLTARETINHVIGDEWSDPYVLASPVDYSRTIIHNDNDYFVLFDRLEGNSELVYRNVFRPASLDITPTRDLNGDYAYSESETGHVNGNLKLGGTAYDWLSLPYKTETNTGIETNSVIWDTKNPYGNNVHMNLFSVPASEVILTKQVGRIAGYSKESEVFSPTLYLREEPSEDLYRITALLSDYAYEEQKTAEEVIVNGSGSALKVTSPKGEDYFYSGDLVSSFDRFETDADIAYIRYNNPALDYRLTLIKGSYLNAEGQKFIEISGTEVVTLNRNANSATIVTDGTLAGDIILYQIGNSVSGITKDGIVYGDWGLSGDNSYLRIGLDSGKHEYRITFSGEVLPEQKIPVADFTADVRAGELPLEIHFSDTSLNTPSIWQWNFGDGETSFEQNPVHIYNESGNYTVTLKVSNADGNDTEVKADYISVLLSPAATVPPGESSLDADFTADVTTGSAPLTVKYTDISTGQPEHWTYYFGDGETIYAQNPEHAYVNPGTYTVTLRVLKDGGNEMDYEEKKGFITVTEAVPVPVPVLPVADFTADITEAEAGTEIRFTDISSENPVSWQWSFGDGNISGEQNPVHIYSKAGIYTVTLEVINADGTDEEVKTDYINVLPVPVAPEEVLNADFTADVTTGSAPLTVKFTDISTGQPEHWTYYFGDGETIYAQNPEHTYVNPGTYTVTLRVLKDGGNEMDYEEKKGFITVTEAEAEPEPVAVLPVADFTADITEAEAGTEIRFTDISSENPVSWQWSFGDGVISGEQNPVHIYSKAGIYTVTLEVINADGTDDEVKTDYINVLPVPVAPEEVLNADFTADVTTGSAPLTVKFTDISTGQPEHWTYYFGDGGAAYEQNAEHTYTESGTYTVTLRVIKDGGNEMDYEEKKGLITVTEAETVPVLPVADFTADITEAEAGTEIRFTDISSENPVSWQWSFGDGVISGEQNPVHIYSEAGIYTVTLEVINADGTDDEVKTDYINVLPVPVAPEEVLNADFTADVTFGSDPLAVQFADISTGSPETWVYSFGDGKAAYEQNPVHTYANPGKYTVMLLITKSNGLERDSEKKIEYITVNDEPLPPVAGFTADIMEAEAGTEIRFTDTSKNFPVKWLWSFGDGSTSVEKNPVYTYANAGEYTVTLEVSNADGTDTEIKADYINVFSAPAVTEPPVEEVIDADFTADFTTGSAPLEVSFTDLSLGEPDNWVYSFGDGDTAYDKNPVHIYTEPGTYSVTLSILKDGVNITDFEEKAGFITVTEPVPVLPSADFSADITEAEAGTGIRFTYTGTENPLSWKWNFGDEGTSVEQNPVYIYDNPGKYSVSLEVANDNGTDTEVKTDYITVLSSAEPEPPVEEVLNAEFLADVTTGSAPLEVLFTDKSTGSPETWVYSFGDGKTAYEKSPVHTYIKPGKYNVMLRVTKENGKEKDTEKKMMYIVVT, encoded by the coding sequence ATGACAACAAAAAACAAAAAATCTGAGATAATAAACATAAATTATAAATTCGGGCTCATTGTCGGAATTTTATTATTTCTTGCAGCAGTTCCAGCGCTTGCATCAGCAGCGTCAACAACCGGTATATCGCATCCGTCATTAATGTTTGATGACATAAGTGAAGTGCCTGGGTATCAGTATCGTACAGAATCACCATGGAATTCCTGGGAGTCATATATCCTTCAAACAGCGGATAGTTATCTGACATTTGATTTTTCTGATCCTCAGTGGCCGACATATGACAGGATTTTATACCGTGCGGCATTTACAAGAGATCTCGGACTGGGTTACCAGATTACCAAAGATGAAAAATATGCAGAAAAAACCCGTGAGGCGCTGTTAAATATTGGACTTGGTTCACAGTCATCATGGGAAAGGGCAAAAGCTGTGAGAGATTATTCTCTTGCATATGACTGGGTTCAGCCTTATCTTAATGATACTGATGACAGGGTCATACGCAACAAACTAGCTGAACTTGCCAATATTGCCTATCTTGATCTCAATGAGAATGGTGCCAACAGAGATTATGTTACCTTTTCAGATTATCACGGCCAGGCTTATCCAAGTATTGCTGTAGCTGGTCTTGTTCTTGAGGATTTTACAAATCCGGACAACATCCCTCTGCAATCATCTCCTGAAGACTGGAAAAAAACAGGTACTGATTATTTATTCATCAATGATGAGCTTCATTCCTATAACAAGCCGTTAATTGAATTCGGCTTTGACAGTGAATCCGGTAAAAATTACCTTGGTGCATATAAATCATATGTAATTGCTGATCTACTCTGGTGGTTCCAGATATACAGTCATTATTATGACAGAAACATCTTTGATGATTATCCGGTCTCAAAAAAGATCGTTACTTCGGAGATCTGGGAGACACTTCCTAACGGATATATGAACAACGCTGTAACATCAGGAAACACGCTTGTTACTTATCACAGTGGTATTCTTAATCTTCTTGATGACGGTGAAAAAGCAGAAGTTATGAATTATCTTGATAAAACGGAAGGGAATAATCTTCTGCCATACTCATATGAGAATGATGAGATGCCCTATATATATTTCTACATGGTCTATGGCAATTATAAGAACATTGCTCCGTCTCCCCCGACGTGGACTGATCACCTGAGTCCTGATGCATCATATCAGGTTTTCAGGGAGAACTGGGAGACCGATTCTGACTGGCTATCATTAATGACCTTCAATGGTAAGACCAACAGTAACCGTGATTCAGCTCACCACGATCAGCTCTCAATTGAATACTATGGTGAAGGAAATCTTCTGCTGGCAGATGCAGGGGAGAACAAGTATGTACTTGATACTCATTATGGACCCTATGGATTCCAGCATAACAGTATTGCAATTGAAAATCCTGCTGCACCTTACCCGGTTTCAAGCTGGTCTGACAGTGAATCAAGAGGTGTTTACAAAGGAAACTTCCTGGGTGTTTATACACCTGTGACTGTTGAAAACATTGTTCAGACTCCGTGGACTGACATGCTTACTGCCAGGGAGACAATTAACCATGTTATTGGTGATGAATGGAGTGATCCATATGTGCTTGCATCTCCTGTAGATTATTCAAGGACAATTATTCATAATGACAATGATTATTTTGTTCTCTTTGATCGTCTGGAAGGCAACAGCGAACTTGTATACAGAAATGTGTTCCGTCCGGCAAGTCTGGACATTACCCCTACCAGAGATTTAAATGGTGACTATGCTTATTCAGAATCTGAAACCGGCCATGTAAACGGAAATCTTAAACTTGGCGGTACAGCATATGACTGGCTCTCACTTCCGTACAAAACAGAGACCAATACAGGAATTGAGACAAATTCTGTAATCTGGGATACTAAAAATCCTTATGGGAATAATGTTCATATGAATCTGTTCTCTGTTCCCGCTTCAGAGGTTATTCTTACAAAGCAGGTTGGAAGGATTGCCGGTTACAGTAAGGAATCAGAGGTATTCTCACCCACATTATACCTGAGGGAAGAACCTTCAGAGGACCTTTACAGAATAACTGCACTTCTCTCTGATTATGCCTATGAAGAACAGAAGACAGCAGAAGAAGTTATAGTTAACGGCAGCGGCAGCGCTCTTAAAGTAACTTCACCCAAAGGAGAGGATTACTTCTACTCCGGAGACCTTGTCTCATCTTTTGACAGGTTTGAGACTGATGCAGATATTGCGTATATCAGATATAATAATCCTGCTTTGGATTATCGTTTAACCTTAATAAAAGGCAGCTATCTTAACGCTGAAGGACAGAAATTCATTGAGATCTCCGGAACTGAAGTTGTTACTCTGAACCGCAATGCTAATTCAGCAACAATAGTTACAGACGGAACTCTTGCTGGTGATATCATACTTTACCAGATCGGGAATTCTGTTTCAGGAATTACAAAGGACGGTATTGTTTATGGAGACTGGGGTCTGTCAGGTGACAATTCTTATCTGAGAATTGGTCTGGATTCCGGAAAACATGAATACAGAATTACATTTTCAGGAGAAGTTCTTCCTGAGCAGAAAATTCCGGTTGCAGATTTCACTGCCGATGTAAGAGCTGGTGAACTGCCACTTGAAATTCATTTCAGTGATACAAGTCTGAATACCCCTTCAATCTGGCAGTGGAATTTTGGCGATGGAGAAACATCATTTGAGCAGAATCCGGTTCACATATATAACGAGTCCGGGAATTATACTGTTACACTTAAGGTGAGCAATGCGGATGGTAATGACACTGAAGTTAAGGCAGATTATATCAGTGTCCTGTTATCTCCTGCTGCTACCGTTCCTCCTGGAGAGAGTTCATTAGATGCTGACTTCACTGCTGATGTCACAACCGGCAGTGCCCCGCTTACCGTTAAGTATACTGACATTAGTACCGGGCAGCCCGAACACTGGACATACTACTTCGGAGACGGTGAAACAATCTATGCACAGAACCCTGAGCATGCCTATGTTAATCCTGGAACCTACACTGTAACTCTCCGTGTACTTAAGGACGGCGGCAATGAGATGGACTATGAGGAGAAGAAAGGTTTCATAACAGTAACTGAAGCTGTTCCTGTTCCTGTTCCTGTCCTTCCGGTCGCAGATTTCACTGCCGATATAACAGAAGCAGAAGCCGGCACTGAGATCCGGTTCACTGACATAAGTTCAGAAAATCCTGTTTCATGGCAGTGGAGCTTTGGTGACGGGAATATATCCGGAGAACAAAATCCTGTTCATATTTACAGTAAAGCAGGAATATACACAGTAACGCTTGAAGTAATTAATGCCGACGGCACAGATGAAGAAGTTAAGACAGATTATATTAATGTCCTTCCAGTCCCTGTTGCCCCTGAAGAAGTACTTAATGCTGACTTCACTGCTGATGTCACAACCGGCAGTGCCCCGCTTACCGTTAAGTTTACTGACATTAGTACCGGGCAGCCTGAACACTGGACATACTACTTCGGAGACGGTGAAACAATCTATGCACAGAACCCTGAGCATACCTACGTTAATCCTGGAACCTACACTGTAACTCTCCGTGTACTTAAGGACGGCGGCAATGAGATGGACTATGAGGAGAAGAAAGGTTTCATAACAGTAACTGAAGCTGAAGCTGAACCTGAACCTGTTGCTGTCCTTCCGGTCGCAGATTTCACTGCCGATATAACAGAAGCAGAAGCCGGCACTGAGATCCGGTTCACTGACATAAGTTCAGAAAATCCTGTTTCATGGCAGTGGAGCTTTGGTGACGGAGTCATATCCGGAGAACAAAATCCTGTTCATATTTACAGTAAAGCAGGAATATACACAGTAACGCTTGAAGTAATTAATGCCGATGGCACAGATGACGAAGTTAAGACAGATTATATTAATGTCCTTCCAGTCCCTGTTGCCCCTGAAGAAGTACTTAATGCTGACTTCACTGCTGATGTCACAACCGGCAGTGCCCCGCTTACCGTTAAGTTTACTGACATTAGTACCGGGCAGCCTGAACACTGGACATACTACTTCGGAGATGGTGGTGCCGCTTATGAGCAGAACGCTGAACATACATACACTGAATCCGGAACCTACACTGTAACTCTCCGTGTTATTAAGGATGGCGGCAATGAGATGGACTATGAGGAGAAGAAAGGTTTAATAACAGTGACTGAAGCTGAAACTGTTCCTGTCCTTCCGGTCGCAGATTTCACTGCCGATATAACAGAAGCAGAAGCCGGCACTGAGATCCGGTTCACTGACATAAGTTCAGAAAATCCTGTTTCATGGCAGTGGAGCTTTGGTGACGGAGTCATATCCGGAGAACAAAATCCTGTTCATATTTACAGTGAAGCAGGAATATACACAGTAACGCTTGAAGTAATTAATGCCGATGGCACAGATGACGAAGTTAAGACAGATTATATTAATGTCCTTCCAGTCCCTGTTGCCCCTGAAGAAGTACTTAATGCTGACTTCACTGCTGATGTAACATTTGGTTCAGATCCTCTTGCAGTACAGTTCGCTGATATAAGTACAGGTTCACCTGAGACCTGGGTGTATTCCTTTGGAGATGGTAAAGCAGCATATGAGCAAAATCCTGTACACACCTATGCAAATCCGGGCAAATATACTGTGATGCTCCTCATTACCAAATCTAACGGTCTTGAAAGGGATAGCGAGAAGAAAATCGAATACATTACTGTTAATGATGAACCTCTCCCTCCAGTTGCAGGTTTCACTGCGGATATAATGGAGGCAGAAGCCGGCACTGAGATCCGGTTCACTGACACAAGTAAGAATTTCCCTGTAAAATGGCTATGGAGCTTTGGTGACGGAAGTACATCAGTGGAAAAAAATCCGGTGTATACATATGCTAATGCCGGAGAATATACAGTTACACTTGAAGTTAGTAATGCAGACGGAACCGATACTGAAATTAAGGCAGATTATATCAATGTCTTTTCAGCACCTGCTGTAACTGAACCACCTGTGGAAGAAGTAATTGATGCAGATTTCACTGCTGATTTTACAACCGGCAGTGCACCTCTTGAAGTTTCATTCACTGATTTAAGTTTAGGAGAACCTGATAACTGGGTTTACTCCTTTGGAGACGGTGATACTGCGTATGACAAGAATCCTGTACACATCTATACAGAACCCGGTACATACAGTGTAACACTCAGCATCCTTAAAGACGGAGTCAATATAACGGATTTTGAGGAGAAAGCAGGTTTCATTACAGTTACTGAACCTGTTCCGGTTTTGCCTTCTGCTGATTTCAGTGCTGATATTACCGAAGCAGAAGCCGGCACCGGGATCCGGTTCACCTATACAGGTACAGAAAATCCTCTGTCATGGAAATGGAACTTTGGCGATGAAGGCACATCCGTGGAACAGAATCCGGTTTATATCTATGATAATCCCGGGAAATATTCTGTCTCGCTTGAAGTAGCCAATGATAATGGCACTGATACTGAGGTTAAAACAGATTATATTACTGTTCTTTCATCTGCTGAACCGGAACCTCCTGTAGAGGAGGTACTGAATGCTGAATTCCTGGCTGATGTCACAACCGGCAGTGCTCCCCTGGAAGTTTTGTTTACAGACAAAAGCACAGGTTCTCCTGAAACCTGGGTATATTCCTTTGGTGACGGAAAAACAGCATATGAAAAGAGTCCGGTGCATACCTATATTAAACCGGGAAAATATAATGTAATGCTTCGTGTTACCAAGGAGAATGGAAAAGAGAAGGATACAGAGAAGAAGATGATGTATATTGTAGTTACATAA